The Syngnathus typhle isolate RoL2023-S1 ecotype Sweden linkage group LG6, RoL_Styp_1.0, whole genome shotgun sequence genome has a window encoding:
- the srsf7a gene encoding serine and arginine rich splicing factor 7a isoform X4, with protein sequence MSSYYSSSRSSSRATDCKVYVGDLGNGAAKGELERAFSYYGPLRTVWVARNPPGFAFVEFEDPRDAEDAVKGMDGKLLCGSRVRVEMSTGMSRKGRGRPSRRQFDPNDRCYQCGDRGHYAYDCYRFSKRGGGRRSRSRSRSRSRSRSRSRGRRYRSRSHSRSHSRSRSRRRSPSYPRRRSRSGSPPRSKSRTPIRSRSRSRSRSRSVPRGRSASRSRSRSPSANHKRNSRSRSASQNRSPTPAAN encoded by the exons ATGTCGTCCTACTATTCGTCGTCCCGTAGTTCGTCACGGGCCACTGACTGCAAAGTCTATGTGGGTGACCTGGGCAATGGTGCTGCCAAGGGGGAGTTGGAGCGGGCCTTCAGCTACTACGGTCCACTGAGGACCGTCTGGGTGGCCAGGAACCCACCGGGTTTTGCTTTTGTTGAGTTTGAGGACCCAAGAGATGCTGAAGATGCTGTGAAAGGCATGGATGGAAA GCTCCTGTGTGGCTCACGTGTACGCGTTGAGATGTCAACGGGCATGTCCAGAAAGGGCCGGGGACGCCCCAGCCGGCGCCAATTCGACCCGAACGACCGCTGCTACCAGTGTGGCGACCGCGGCCATTACGCCTATGACTGCTACCGCTTCAGCAAGCGAGGAGGAGGCCGTCGTAGCAG GTCTCGTTCCCGCTCTCGGTCACGATCCAGGTCCCGTTCTCGTGGACGTCGCTACCGATCTCGTTCTCACTCTCGCAGCCATAGCCGCAGCAG GAGCCGTCGCCGCTCTCCATCCTACCCAAGGCGCAGAAGCAG GTCTGGCTCCCCGCCCCGCTCCAAGTCCAGGACTCCGATAAGAAG TCGCTCCAGGTCTCGTTCTCGGTCCAGATCCGTACCAAGAGGGCGCTCCGCTTCCCGTTCTCGCTCTCGATCACCCTCGGCCAATCACAAGAGGAACAG
- the slc8a2b gene encoding sodium/calcium exchanger 2b has product MSRFSSPAPALLLFALLFLSSVPPCRSESQRGSAVSTSVLPSSLPSAGPYGNSSVPAKGKCDDVTVCKPGILLPVWRPNRPGIGDQIARAVVYFVSLMYMFLGVSIIADRFMASIEVITSQEKEVTITMPNGETSVATVRIWNETVSNLTLMALGSSAPEILLSVIEVCGHEFRAGELGPGTIVGSAAFNMFVIIAICVWVIPEGQVRKIKHLRVFFITAFWSIFAYIWLYLILSVMSPGVVEVWEALVTLLYFPVCVILAWIADRRLLFYKYMGKRYRADKRHGIVVEMEGDLTPNKGGMEMIGDSKLQPCGGSVVPAENHGVDGSAGNNVGAATAGSLSTGVGGTLPNSNSALVNMETSRELDESRKEVIRILKELKQKYPDKELDQLMELANYYALLHQQKSRAFYRIQATRMMIGAGNVLKKHAADHARRAVVTDEEAPEDDDLDECSRISFQSAHSQCMENCGILTLAVVCQGGLGENTFYVDYRTEDGSANAGSDYEYSEGTLVFKPGETRKEIKVGIIDDDIFEEDEHFFVRLLNLRVGDAEGMFESDEAGAAPKGRLVEPLVATVTILDDDHAGIFTFSERMVRISESVGTMEVTVVRNSGARGTVILPYHTEAGTAKAGEDFEDAQGELEFTNDQTTQTLQVRIIDDEEYEKHENFFIVLEEPRWLKRGISALLLSQEGSEGQLSAEEEEARRIAEMGKPILGEHSRLEVVIEESYEFKSTVDKLIKKTNLALVIGTHSWREQFVEAVTVSAGDDDEEEGREERLPSCYDYVMHFLTVFWKVLFACVPPTEYWNGWACFMVSISVIGLLTAIIGDLASHFGCTVGLRDSVTAVVFVALGTSIPDTFASKVAAVQDQHADASVGNVTGSNAVNVFLGIGVAWSVAAIYWKSKGKEFLVKPGSLAFSVTLFTVFAFICMGVLLFRRRPSIGGELGGSRQSRILTSLLFLGLWFLYILFSSLEAYCHIPGF; this is encoded by the exons ATGTCTCGCTTCTCCTCACCCGCCCCggccctcctcctcttcgccctcctcttcctctcctccgTGCCACCCTGCCGATCCGAGTCCCAGCGTGGGTCGGCGGTCTCGACCTCCGTGCTGCCCTCCTCCCTGCCTTCCGCCGGGCCATATGGAAATAGCAGCGTCCCAGCCAAGGGCAAGTGCGATGACGTGACGGTGTGCAAGCCGGGCATCCTGTTGCCCGTCTGGAGACCCAACCGGCCCGGCATCGGGGACCAGATCGCCCGGGCGGTGGTCTACTTTGTGTCTCTCATGTACATGTTCCTGGGGGTGTCCATCATCGCTGACCGCTTCATGGCATCCATCGAGGTCATTACATCACAG GAGAAGGAGGTGACCATCACCATGCCAAACGGGGAAACATCAGTGGCAACAGTTCGAATCTGGAACGAAACGGTGTCGAATTTGACGCTAATGGCTCTGGGCTCCAGTGCACCAGAGATCCTGCTGTCAGTCATAGAG GTGTGCGGTCACGAATTCAGGGCCGGCGAATTGGGACCGGGCACCATCGTGGGCAGTGCCGCCTTCAATATGTTTGTGATTATTGCCATTTGCGTGTGGGTCATCCCAGAGGGCCAAGTGCGCAAGATCAAACACTTGCGGGTCTTCTTCATTACCGCTTTCTGGAGCATCTTTGCTTACATCTGGCTCTACCTCATCCTGTCCGTCATGTCGCCCGGTGTGGTCGAG GTATGGGAGGCCTTGGTGACCCTACTGTACTTCCCAGTGTGCGTCATTCTGGCCTGGATCGCCGATCGCCGTCTTCTCTTCTACAAATACATGGGCAAGCGTTACCGTGCCGACAAACGTCACGGCATCGTCGTGGAGATGGAGGGAGACCTGACGCCCAATAAGGGCGGTATGGAGATGATTGGCGACAGCAAGTTGCAGCCATGCGGAGGATCTGTAGTCCCTGCCGAGAACCACGGCGTAGATGGTTCAGCTGGCAATAATGTGGGCGCGGCTACAGCTGGGTCCTTGTCCACCGGCGTTGGAGGTACCCTGCCCAATTCCAACAGCGCTTTGGTCAATATGGAGACCAGTCGGGAGCTGGATGAGAGCCGCAAGGAG GTCATTCGCATCTTGAAGGAGCTGAAGCAGAAATATCCAGACAAAGAGCTGGATCAGCTGATGGAGCTAGCTAACTACTACGCCTTGCTGCACCAGCAGAAGAGCAGAGCCTTCTACCGCATACAG GCCACACGCATGATGATCGGAGCCGGTAACGTTCTGAAGAAACACGCTGCGGACCACGCTCGCCGCGCTGTGGTCACCGACGAGGAGGCGCCAGAAGATGACGACCTGGACGAGTGCAGCCGCATCTCTTTTCAAAGCGCTCACAGCCAGTGCATGGAGAACTGCGGCATCCTCACGTTGGCTGTTGTATGCCAAG GGGGCCTGGGAGAAAACACCTTCTACGTGGACTACAGGACTGAAGACGGCTCAGCCAACGCCGGCTCTGATTACGAGTACAGCGAAGGAACGCTGGTGTTCAAACCGGGAGAGACTCGTAAGGAAATCAAG GTCGGCATTATCGACGACGACATCTTCGAGGAGGACGAGCACTTCTTTGTGCGGCTGCTCAACCTGCGGGTTGGCGACGCAGAGGGGATGTTCGAAAGCGACGAGGCGGGCGCCGCGCCCAAAGGCCGACTGGTGGAGCCCCTGGTGGCCACGGTGACCATTCTAGATGACGACCACGCCGGCATCTTCACCTTCAGCGAGCGTATGGTGCGCATTAGCGAGAGCGTGGGCACCATGGAGGTGACGGTGGTGCGCAACTCGGGTGCCCGCGGCACTGTCATCTTGCCATACCACACCGAGGCGGGCACCGCCAAGGCGGGGGAGGACTTTGAGGACGCGCAGGGCGAACTGGAGTTCACCAACGACCAGACAAC TCAGACGCTCCAGGTGAGGATAATCGATGACGAAGAATACGAGAAGCATGAAAACTTCTTTATCGTCTTGGAGGAACCACGCTGGCTGAAAAGAGGCATTTCAG CTCTTCTACTCAGCCAAG AAGGGTCAGAGGGCCAACTGAgcgctgaggaggaggaggcccgAAGGATTGCCGAGATGGGAAAGCCCATCCTGGGGGAGCACAGccgtctggaggtggtcatcgaGGAGTCCTATGAGTTCAAG AGCACTGTGGACAAGCTCATCAAGAAGACCAACTTGGCGCTGGTCATTGGTACACACTCCTGGAGGGAACAGTTTGTGGAGGCTGTCACTGTGAGCGCAG GTGACGATGACGAGGAAGAGGGCCGCGAGGAGCGCCTGCCCTCCTGCTACGACTACGTCATGCACTTCCTGACCGTCTTCTGGAAGGTCTTGTTCGCCTGCGTTCCACCTACCGAGTACTGGAACGGCTGGGCCTGCTTTATGGTCTCCATCAGCGTCATCGGCCTGCTTACTGCCATTATCGGGGACCTGGCGTCGCACTTTGGCTGCACGGTGGGACTGCGAGACTCTGTGACCGCCGTTGTTTTTGTGGCCCTGGGAACGTCCATTCCTG ACACCTTTGCCAGCAAAGTGGCCGCCGTCCAGGACCAGCACGCAGACGCCTCGGTGGGCAACGTGACAGGCAGCAACGCCGTCAACGTTTTCCTCGGGATCGGCGTGGCCTGGTCGGTAGCCGCCATCTACTGGAAGAGCAAGGGCAAAGAGTTCCTAGTAAAGCCGGGCTCTCTGGCCTTCTCCGTCACGCTTTTCACTGTCTTTGCGTTCATCTGCATGGGTGTGCTACTATTCCGGCGCCGGCCCTCCATTGGAGGTGAGCTGGGAGGGTCTCGACAGTCTCGTATCCTCACTAGCCTGCTCTTTCTGGGCTTGTGGTTCCTTTACATCCTCTTTTCCTCCCTGGAGGCTTACTGCCACATACCGGGGTTCTAA
- the srsf7a gene encoding serine and arginine rich splicing factor 7a isoform X3 produces MSSYYSSSRSSSRATDCKVYVGDLGNGAAKGELERAFSYYGPLRTVWVARNPPGFAFVEFEDPRDAEDAVKGMDGKLLCGSRVRVEMSTGMSRKGRGRPSRRQFDPNDRCYQCGDRGHYAYDCYRFSKRGGGRRSSRSRSRSRSRSRSRSRGRRYRSRSHSRSHSRSRSRRRSPSYPRRRSRSGSPPRSKSRTPIRSRSRSRSRSRSVPRGRSASRSRSRSPSANHKRNSRSRSASQNRSPTPAAN; encoded by the exons ATGTCGTCCTACTATTCGTCGTCCCGTAGTTCGTCACGGGCCACTGACTGCAAAGTCTATGTGGGTGACCTGGGCAATGGTGCTGCCAAGGGGGAGTTGGAGCGGGCCTTCAGCTACTACGGTCCACTGAGGACCGTCTGGGTGGCCAGGAACCCACCGGGTTTTGCTTTTGTTGAGTTTGAGGACCCAAGAGATGCTGAAGATGCTGTGAAAGGCATGGATGGAAA GCTCCTGTGTGGCTCACGTGTACGCGTTGAGATGTCAACGGGCATGTCCAGAAAGGGCCGGGGACGCCCCAGCCGGCGCCAATTCGACCCGAACGACCGCTGCTACCAGTGTGGCGACCGCGGCCATTACGCCTATGACTGCTACCGCTTCAGCAAGCGAGGAGGAGGCCGTCGTAGCAG CAGGTCTCGTTCCCGCTCTCGGTCACGATCCAGGTCCCGTTCTCGTGGACGTCGCTACCGATCTCGTTCTCACTCTCGCAGCCATAGCCGCAGCAG GAGCCGTCGCCGCTCTCCATCCTACCCAAGGCGCAGAAGCAG GTCTGGCTCCCCGCCCCGCTCCAAGTCCAGGACTCCGATAAGAAG TCGCTCCAGGTCTCGTTCTCGGTCCAGATCCGTACCAAGAGGGCGCTCCGCTTCCCGTTCTCGCTCTCGATCACCCTCGGCCAATCACAAGAGGAACAG
- the srsf7a gene encoding serine and arginine rich splicing factor 7a isoform X1, translating to MSSYYSSSRSSSRATDCKVYVGDLGNGAAKGELERAFSYYGPLRTVWVARNPPGFAFVEFEDPRDAEDAVKGMDGKLLCGSRVRVEMSTGMSRKGRGRPSRRQFDPNDRCYQCGDRGHYAYDCYRFSKRGGGRRSSRSRSRSRSRSRSRSRGRRYRSRSHSRSHSRSRSRRRSPSYPRRRSRSGSPPRSKSRTPIRSRSRSRSRSRSVPRGRSASRSRSRSPSANHKRNSVCWELRTALTLQLIPGPGSASWRCVHPAGG from the exons ATGTCGTCCTACTATTCGTCGTCCCGTAGTTCGTCACGGGCCACTGACTGCAAAGTCTATGTGGGTGACCTGGGCAATGGTGCTGCCAAGGGGGAGTTGGAGCGGGCCTTCAGCTACTACGGTCCACTGAGGACCGTCTGGGTGGCCAGGAACCCACCGGGTTTTGCTTTTGTTGAGTTTGAGGACCCAAGAGATGCTGAAGATGCTGTGAAAGGCATGGATGGAAA GCTCCTGTGTGGCTCACGTGTACGCGTTGAGATGTCAACGGGCATGTCCAGAAAGGGCCGGGGACGCCCCAGCCGGCGCCAATTCGACCCGAACGACCGCTGCTACCAGTGTGGCGACCGCGGCCATTACGCCTATGACTGCTACCGCTTCAGCAAGCGAGGAGGAGGCCGTCGTAGCAG CAGGTCTCGTTCCCGCTCTCGGTCACGATCCAGGTCCCGTTCTCGTGGACGTCGCTACCGATCTCGTTCTCACTCTCGCAGCCATAGCCGCAGCAG GAGCCGTCGCCGCTCTCCATCCTACCCAAGGCGCAGAAGCAG GTCTGGCTCCCCGCCCCGCTCCAAGTCCAGGACTCCGATAAGAAG TCGCTCCAGGTCTCGTTCTCGGTCCAGATCCGTACCAAGAGGGCGCTCCGCTTCCCGTTCTCGCTCTCGATCACCCTCGGCCAATCACAAGAGGAACAG TGTGTGCTGGGAGCTGCGCACTGCGCTGACACTACAGCTGATCCCAGGCCCAGGGTCTGCCAGCTGGCGGTGTGT
- the srsf7a gene encoding serine and arginine rich splicing factor 7a isoform X2: protein MSSYYSSSRSSSRATDCKVYVGDLGNGAAKGELERAFSYYGPLRTVWVARNPPGFAFVEFEDPRDAEDAVKGMDGKLLCGSRVRVEMSTGMSRKGRGRPSRRQFDPNDRCYQCGDRGHYAYDCYRFSKRGGGRRSRSRSRSRSRSRSRSRGRRYRSRSHSRSHSRSRSRRRSPSYPRRRSRSGSPPRSKSRTPIRSRSRSRSRSRSVPRGRSASRSRSRSPSANHKRNSVCWELRTALTLQLIPGPGSASWRCVHPAGG from the exons ATGTCGTCCTACTATTCGTCGTCCCGTAGTTCGTCACGGGCCACTGACTGCAAAGTCTATGTGGGTGACCTGGGCAATGGTGCTGCCAAGGGGGAGTTGGAGCGGGCCTTCAGCTACTACGGTCCACTGAGGACCGTCTGGGTGGCCAGGAACCCACCGGGTTTTGCTTTTGTTGAGTTTGAGGACCCAAGAGATGCTGAAGATGCTGTGAAAGGCATGGATGGAAA GCTCCTGTGTGGCTCACGTGTACGCGTTGAGATGTCAACGGGCATGTCCAGAAAGGGCCGGGGACGCCCCAGCCGGCGCCAATTCGACCCGAACGACCGCTGCTACCAGTGTGGCGACCGCGGCCATTACGCCTATGACTGCTACCGCTTCAGCAAGCGAGGAGGAGGCCGTCGTAGCAG GTCTCGTTCCCGCTCTCGGTCACGATCCAGGTCCCGTTCTCGTGGACGTCGCTACCGATCTCGTTCTCACTCTCGCAGCCATAGCCGCAGCAG GAGCCGTCGCCGCTCTCCATCCTACCCAAGGCGCAGAAGCAG GTCTGGCTCCCCGCCCCGCTCCAAGTCCAGGACTCCGATAAGAAG TCGCTCCAGGTCTCGTTCTCGGTCCAGATCCGTACCAAGAGGGCGCTCCGCTTCCCGTTCTCGCTCTCGATCACCCTCGGCCAATCACAAGAGGAACAG TGTGTGCTGGGAGCTGCGCACTGCGCTGACACTACAGCTGATCCCAGGCCCAGGGTCTGCCAGCTGGCGGTGTGT